Sequence from the Synergistaceae bacterium genome:
ACGGACATGAAACCAGCGTGCCCGATGGAGGACTGACCTGTGATGCCGGTGACCAGATTCAGCGACAGCGTCATGATGATGTTGATGCCGGCGAGCATAATGATCTGCATGATGTAGTTGTTGAGAAAGCCGGACTTCTGCAGACCAAACAGGATAAGAAACAGCAGCGGGATACAGATGATTTCAGAATGCTTTTTCAAACCTTCCATATCTTCGCCTCTAAACTTTCTCTATCATGGGTTTGCCGAGCAGACCTTCAGGTTTGAGCAGCAGAATGAGCACCAGTACCACGAACGAGAAGCCATAGGCGATTTCTGAATAGGCCGCGGAAATCATGATCTCCACCACACCCATGATAAAGCCGCCCAGCACCGCGCCGCGTATGTCGCCTATGCCGCCGACGACGGCCGCAATGAACGCCTTGTTGCCCAGCGTCGCGCCCATCGTGACGAGGAGGATGGGGTAGCTGCTGGCGTAGAACGCGCCGCTTATGGCGGCGAGCGCCGCGCCGATGAAGAACGTCACGGAGACCACGCGGTTGATATTGATCCCCATCAGGGCGGACGCGTCCTTATCGCAGGAAACGGCGCGCATCTGCATTCCGATTTTTGTTTTCATGACCACGAAGTAGAGGATGATCATGATGATGATCGACAGAACGATGATGACCAGACGCATGACGCTGAGCTGAACGTTGCCGGCAAAGAAGAGCCTGTCCTGCATCAGCTTCGGGAACGTACGGGGATTTGGCCCGACGAAGGGCAATGCGCGCAGCAGGTTCTGCGTAAAGATGGAAACGCCGATGGCGGCGATCATGCTGGAAATTTTGGGCCTGTTGCGGAGCGGTTTATAGGCGACGCGTTCCACACCCACGCCAATGAAGCCGGTGATGGCGGAACCGGTCCCGATCACCAGCAGAGCGACGGCCGGACCGATCATTATGTTGGCGAAGAAGATGCTCACGATAAAGAACACGGCGTAGGAGCCCATCATCAGAAAATCGCCGTGGGCCATGTTGATCATGCGAATGATGCCGAAAACCATCGTATACCCAATCGCGAGCAAAGCGTAAATGCTGCCGAGCTGCAGACCGTAAACCAATAGCTGCGCGAATGTGTTCAAAAAGAAAGCCTCCCGTTCTGTGGCCGGAAAAATTGGGGAATTGGGGACGGAAAAATTCTGGTCAGAAAAATTCTGGTCAGAAATATTGGGTCAGAAAAATTTGGCCTGGCGGTGTCCGTCCCGGCCAGGCCAACACAAAAAACCTCAGTTGAGGCTGATCGAATCCACGAACCGGGCGACGCCGTCTTTCACCTGAAGGATCGTGCCGCTCTTGACCGGATTGCGATCCTCGTCAAATTTGACATGGCCGGAGGGGAGCGTCATGTCGGTTTTCATCATGGCGTCGCGGATTCCGGGTCCGTCCAGAGTCTTTGCGGTCTGGAGGGCGTTGAGGACGATATGAGCGGCTTCATAGGCCATGGCGGAGCAGAAACTGGGGCGGTAGCCGGCCAGATCAGTGAAGGCTTTCACGAAGTCCTTTGCGCCTTCCGCGTCGGGGGAGAAGCCGGTGACGTAGTAGGCGCCTTCGAGCACGTCGCGGCCGACGAGGTCCGGCAGAGCCGCGTAGTCCCAGGAGTCGCAGCCGAGCAGCGTGGCGGTGATGCCCATGCCCCGGGCCTGCTGGAGCTGCAGCGGGATGTTCTCGATGTGGCTCGGGAAGAACACCGCTTCGGGATTCGCGTTTTTGATGAGCGTCAGCTGGGCGCTGAAGTCTTTAATTTCCTGACCGCTGAAGGCTTCCGCGGCCACAACTTTTCCGCCCAGATTTTTGAAGGCTTCGATGAAGGAATCGGTCAGGCCGGAACTGTAGGTGTCGGCGTTGTCGTAAAGAACGGCGACCTTGCGCACTCCGAGGTTGTCATAAGCAAACTTCGCGATGACTTTGCCCTGGAAGGGATCGATGAAGCAGGCGCGGAAAATGTAGTCGCCGACCTGAGTGACCTTGATATTGGTGCCGGTGTTGGTGATTTGAGGGATCTGCGCGGCCTGGCTGACCTCGCCGGATGCAATGGTGTCGCCGGAGTTGTTTGGGCCGACGATCGCGAGGACTCCATCCTGCTCAATGAGCTTCTGAACGGCATTAACAGAGATTTCGGGTTTCGCTTCGCAGTCCTCGATGACCCACGTGATTTTGACCTTCTTTCCGCCAATGTCGAGGCCGCCGACGGCATCCAGCTCTTTCTTCACCAGTGTAATGGCGTCCACCATGTTTTTGCCGTCCAGCGCCTGACCGCCGGAAATCGAGGCCACGAGGCCGATTTTGATCTCATCTGGAACGGCCCCGGCGGCCTCCGCGGGCGTCGCCATGAAACCCCCGCCCAACGTGGAACCGATCAGAGCCGCGACGAACAGCGCCAAAATGAAACACAAAGCCTTTTTCATTCTGAAAACTCTCCTTTTTTTTAATAATTGGGATTGATGAAAAGAATTATATAATAAGGGATTATTTTTGTGCGACGTTTCTGTAGAAGTTTTCCGGGAAGGTATAGCCTTCTTCAAAGACGTCCACCGGAGGCAGAGCCTCAATGTCCAGCAGTTCCGTCACAAACACCTGCATACAGCCCTTTATGACAGTGCCCTCGACCATATGGCCGCTGAACGTCACCGTGTCCCAGGCGCCGCCGGCGACAAAGTGCATCGCCACGAAGGGTTCCTCCCCGCCGCTTTTCGTGGGTCGCTGACCGATCATGCCGCCGATGGCGCCGAGCATGCTCAGGTTGTGGTTCACGCAAACGGCCTCCCGGTGCCAGTTGTCCGGATCGTTGTAATCCGGCGCCCAGATGAAGTATTTGCAGGGCTGAAACGCGTCCATGAAGGTGGCGTGGACCTTGCCGAAGCGTATGTGCTGCTCTTTGGCAAAGTTTTCGATGGCCAGCACCGGGTCCGCGCCCGTCGTCATGCGAACGATGAACTCCCTGCCGCGGCGTGCTTCGCAGCAATGATACTGCGCGGGAAACTTTGCGTCCTGCTGCCATTCAGGCAGGACGACGCTTTCGTGTCTGCTCATTTCGACCCCTCCTCTGACAAGCGGTGAACCGCTTTTTCGATTCTGTCCAAACCTTCTTCGAGGACCTTCATTCCCTTTGCGAAGACGAACCGGACATATCCGGGATACTCGAAGGCCGTTCCAGGCACCACCGCGACATGGGCTTCCTCCAGAAAGAACCGGGCGACGTCCATATCGTTCCCGACCACGGCGCCATCGCCGGTATGCCGGCCCAGAAGTTCCTTCACGCTGGCCCAGGCGTAGAAGGCTCCGTCCGGCTTCCGGCAGTTCATATGCGGAATTTCGTTCAGCCGTCCGACGAAATAATCCCGCCGTCGGGCGTACTCCGCCGTCATGGCCGCGACGGCGTCCTGCGGGCCGTCCAGCGCCTCCACCGCCGCCTGCTGCGCGATGGAGTTGATGTTGCCGCTCACGTGCCCCTGAAGGCTCCCGATCATCCCGATCACGTCGGCAGGGCCGGCCGTGTAGCCCACACGCCAGCCCGTCATGGCGTAGGTTTTCGACAGGGAGTTGACGATGATCGTCCGGCTTCCGGCCGCGTCCCCGAAGGATGCGGGAGACCGGCAGACGCGCCCGTCGTAGATCAGGTGCTCATAAACCTCGTCGGAGATGATCCACACGTTCCGCTCCGTCAGAAAATTAACTATTCCTTCCAGCTCTTCCGGCTCGCAGACGCTGCCGGTGGGATTGTTGGGGCAGTTGAGGACGAAGCCCGCAACCTCCGGACTGTAGTGCGACCGCACGTCCGCCAGGGTCACCCGGAAATTGTTCTCTTCCGCCGTGGGAAACAGAAGCGGCTCCGCGTCCGCCAGACGGATTTGCTCCATGTAGCTGACGTAGCACGGAGTGGGGATCATCACCCGATCTCCGGCGTCGAAGAGCACCTGAAAGACCTCGTAAAGCGCCTGTTTGCCGCCGTTGCTCACCACGATTTCGGAGGGATCAAAGCTGAGTCCGTTTTCACGCTTCAGCTTCCGGGCCACAGCCTGCCGCAGCTCCAGGGTTCCCGGCACGTCCGTATATTTCGTGAAGCCGTCCGCGAGAGCGCGGGCCGCCGCCTCTTTGATGGAGTCCGGAGTGTCGAAATCCGGCTCGCCCTGGGCAAAGGAGATCACGTCCACACCCCGTCGCTTCATTTCGCCCGCAAGCGCGGACATGGACTCCGTAGCCGAAGGGGCAAGCCGACTGGCGCGCCTCGAAAACAGCGTTTTCATTTTTCTTTATCAAACCTTCCCTTATTTTCAAACCTTCCCTTATTTCTGCCAGTTGAGGGCGTAGGCTCCCAAAGCGCAGCCGCCGGTCCACAGGACAGATTCATTGACGTCGAATTTGGGGTGGTGGTGGGGGTAATCCCGCTCGTCGCCGAAGGTGGAACAATGGGCGAAAAACGCCCCCGGAACTTTGGTCAGATACCAGCAGAAGTCCTCGCTGACCGAAGCCGGCAACTCGATTTCGTGGATCATTTCAGAGCCCATAGCGTCGGTGACCACATCTTTCATCTTTTCGGCGAAAAAGCGGTCGTTGATGACCGCCTTCAACGGGCTGATAAAGTTCACCTCCGCGCGGCCTCTCATGGAGGCCGCCACACCCTCCGTCACAGCCCGGACCCTCTCCCTCAGGAGAACGTCGCGGCCCGCCTTGAACGTGCGCAGGGTTCCTTTCATATCGCACCGGCCCGCTATGATGTTATATGTGGAACCGGCCTTCACCTCGCCGATGGAGACCACGGCGGGCTCGAAAGGACTGATCTCGCGGCTGACCAGCGTCTGAAGTTCGGTGATGATCTGAGCGGCGATGGCTATGGCGTCGACGGTGTTGTGGGGCATGGCTCCATGTCCGTCTTTTCCGTACACCGCGATGGACATCAGGTCGCTGGCGGCCATGAATTCCCCCACGCGAAAGCCGATCTGACCCGGCTTCAATCCCTCCCAGAGGTTCCCCGTGTGCAGGCCTATGATGCCGTCAACGGCGGGATTTTCCAGAGCGCCGGAGGCGATCATGGACGGCGAGCCGAAGTTTTCCTCCGAAGGCTGAAAGATGAAACGAATCCGGCCCCGGAGCTCCTCCCGCGCTTCTGACAAAAACTTTGCGGCCGAGAGAAGCATGGCCACGTGGGCGTCATGGCCGCAGGCGTGCATATTTCCGTTTTCGGAGGCGAAGGGCAGGCCCGTTTCCTCCGCGACGGGCAGCGCGTCCATGTCCGCGCGGAGCGCCAGGGTTTTGCCCGGGAGCGCCCCGGAGAGGGTGGCGATCACTCCGTGGGACGGATTGCCGTCTCCGCCCCCCATGCCGCCCCGAACCTCGTCCAGGTTCAGTTTTGCCAGTTCCCGGAGAACCATTGCCTCCGTTCGGGGTAGATCAAACCCCACCTCCGGCGCTCTGTGCAGCTCCCTTCGCCATTCGACGATCTGGGGCTGCATTTCAAGAAATTTCGCCCTGATGTCCATGTGCCCTTCTCCGCGCCTACGCCGGACCCCAGTGAGTCAGGACGGCGATCACTACGATGATCCAGCTCGCCACCAGCAACTTCAGCGCCAGAGGAAACGCCACCCGGAACCAGCGTCCGAAGGGGATCCTCAGAAGCGCC
This genomic interval carries:
- a CDS encoding pyridoxal phosphate-dependent aminotransferase; protein product: MKTLFSRRASRLAPSATESMSALAGEMKRRGVDVISFAQGEPDFDTPDSIKEAAARALADGFTKYTDVPGTLELRQAVARKLKRENGLSFDPSEIVVSNGGKQALYEVFQVLFDAGDRVMIPTPCYVSYMEQIRLADAEPLLFPTAEENNFRVTLADVRSHYSPEVAGFVLNCPNNPTGSVCEPEELEGIVNFLTERNVWIISDEVYEHLIYDGRVCRSPASFGDAAGSRTIIVNSLSKTYAMTGWRVGYTAGPADVIGMIGSLQGHVSGNINSIAQQAAVEALDGPQDAVAAMTAEYARRRDYFVGRLNEIPHMNCRKPDGAFYAWASVKELLGRHTGDGAVVGNDMDVARFFLEEAHVAVVPGTAFEYPGYVRFVFAKGMKVLEEGLDRIEKAVHRLSEEGSK
- a CDS encoding amidohydrolase; amino-acid sequence: MDIRAKFLEMQPQIVEWRRELHRAPEVGFDLPRTEAMVLRELAKLNLDEVRGGMGGGDGNPSHGVIATLSGALPGKTLALRADMDALPVAEETGLPFASENGNMHACGHDAHVAMLLSAAKFLSEAREELRGRIRFIFQPSEENFGSPSMIASGALENPAVDGIIGLHTGNLWEGLKPGQIGFRVGEFMAASDLMSIAVYGKDGHGAMPHNTVDAIAIAAQIITELQTLVSREISPFEPAVVSIGEVKAGSTYNIIAGRCDMKGTLRTFKAGRDVLLRERVRAVTEGVAASMRGRAEVNFISPLKAVINDRFFAEKMKDVVTDAMGSEMIHEIELPASVSEDFCWYLTKVPGAFFAHCSTFGDERDYPHHHPKFDVNESVLWTGGCALGAYALNWQK
- a CDS encoding DNA-binding protein; protein product: MSRHESVVLPEWQQDAKFPAQYHCCEARRGREFIVRMTTGADPVLAIENFAKEQHIRFGKVHATFMDAFQPCKYFIWAPDYNDPDNWHREAVCVNHNLSMLGAIGGMIGQRPTKSGGEEPFVAMHFVAGGAWDTVTFSGHMVEGTVIKGCMQVFVTELLDIEALPPVDVFEEGYTFPENFYRNVAQK
- a CDS encoding branched-chain amino acid ABC transporter permease — protein: MNTFAQLLVYGLQLGSIYALLAIGYTMVFGIIRMINMAHGDFLMMGSYAVFFIVSIFFANIMIGPAVALLVIGTGSAITGFIGVGVERVAYKPLRNRPKISSMIAAIGVSIFTQNLLRALPFVGPNPRTFPKLMQDRLFFAGNVQLSVMRLVIIVLSIIIMIILYFVVMKTKIGMQMRAVSCDKDASALMGININRVVSVTFFIGAALAAISGAFYASSYPILLVTMGATLGNKAFIAAVVGGIGDIRGAVLGGFIMGVVEIMISAAYSEIAYGFSFVVLVLILLLKPEGLLGKPMIEKV
- a CDS encoding ABC transporter substrate-binding protein, whose product is MKKALCFILALFVAALIGSTLGGGFMATPAEAAGAVPDEIKIGLVASISGGQALDGKNMVDAITLVKKELDAVGGLDIGGKKVKITWVIEDCEAKPEISVNAVQKLIEQDGVLAIVGPNNSGDTIASGEVSQAAQIPQITNTGTNIKVTQVGDYIFRACFIDPFQGKVIAKFAYDNLGVRKVAVLYDNADTYSSGLTDSFIEAFKNLGGKVVAAEAFSGQEIKDFSAQLTLIKNANPEAVFFPSHIENIPLQLQQARGMGITATLLGCDSWDYAALPDLVGRDVLEGAYYVTGFSPDAEGAKDFVKAFTDLAGYRPSFCSAMAYEAAHIVLNALQTAKTLDGPGIRDAMMKTDMTLPSGHVKFDEDRNPVKSGTILQVKDGVARFVDSISLN